aGTAGGTgggttataattatatttttcacATAGAGAGAAAATCTAGGTCAAACAGGTAAATAAATGCGAGCCATTTTTCGCATTAATCTACAATATTGTTGTTAATTCGCAACACCTACACTGCAAAGGATCGTAGCTGCGGCATGGGGCTCTGAAAGATAAACGAAGCTATCTATAGCAACGCGATTTTCACGCAACGTGAAAATAACTTTGTAATCGAATCAAAAACCGCGAAATCGCGATTATTTGATTTGCAACGCTGTACTTtaaacaattaatttcaatttcgttcaaaattaattaaagcaACGCGTGTTTATTTGTTCGCAACGCTATTGCAGGTCCCGAATGTGCCTATCTGCACTGTTGTTGGGGCGGCGAGGTCTGCCCTTTATTGTTGAAAATTAAACTATTGCAACACGATTATGTTATCACAACACTAATTCAACGAACAGAGATCCAAAACCTGACGACATAATGGGGCTTTTGAAGCCCCATTTTTGAATGATGAAATAATTCATTAGATGTATTAACTTGTTAGTATGAGAATCGGGTATATACTTACAACTTGCCAGCATCTAGATATTGTTAAATTATATTTCGTACAAAAAACAAACCAAAAAACATTAGTCAAATACTTTTGTCCGCACagtcatttattattattaaagaatGTCATGATACATATTCGTCTACAAATCAAAAGAAATACATTAGTTTACACACtttgttaattaataaaaaaaaggatTAGTcgaaattttcaaatatttttctttgTAAGTCGGTATTTTGTTTTATTCTTTAACTTATTCCTTATACGTTCAACAGTCAAAGCAAAAGTATTCGGATTATCCGGAAAATAATATGCTTcggcattattattcgaaatattattcacaTCACACTTTATCTGTACAGAATACATAGGCTCTCCAATTGATCCAAATATATCATCAATATAACCCAAAAACATAAATTCTGTATTACAGTTTTTCACTTCTGAACAATGTAAAAATAATGGGCTTCCAAAGAACAGAAGATTACTTGGAGAGAGTACTTTTACAATAACCACATTAAGTTTCTGAATAATATCGGTAACATGTCCTCCAAGACGTTCACCATGTGTTTCATCGGGTCCTGCATCCTCTtgcagctttaaatacttcttCATCCTACACAAAGGTATGTATttgtttaaattaaatatattgtttaagATTAAAATACACAATTCTTGCAATTGTAACcaaattttttaaaagttaCACATGTATAATAAAACTTACCATCTCGTTGTTTCACACTTTCCTGTTACTATTTCTGTTTTTATATCTGTTTCTACTTctgttttttttccttttttagaTCTGGACCTTTTTTTACTGGATTTCTTTGAAGATTTAGAAGTACCTGGAACTGCTTCAGAATATTCTTCTGTTGTCATTTTACGTTTAGTTGCCATTGTTTTATTTAGCTAaaagataaatatttaaataatcgtATGGGTCGTATCGGCTCGGGTTCCCGAAAATTTCGAGGTTATCGAATGAATCGAGTTTGCTGAAAATTTTGAGATTCTCGAAGGAATCTTTTCGAAAAAGTCAAGATTTCCAGAAATTCTGAGAACCTGGTTACCGTTTCTCAAATTGTACAGAAAACTGCATACTTATTACTTATTAGTGGATATAGTTGctaattatcaacaactataaaaacgagtcgcaatgttcgaataatcatatctcctctttccaaatgatccatttttggTTCCAAGAAGAGGGGACAAtttaggagaatttactgtactccgcattacataattttgtaataatacaaTCGGGATTTCCGATCATTTACATGCGTTTTAATACATTCATGGTTTCAGATTTTTTATTGTATATGTGACAGGCAAATTATcataaaattgtacaattcGAAATATATGGAGTAGGAATAGTGTACAAATACGTAATAAGTATGCACGGTAGTTTGAGAAATGTAGCCGGGTTCTCGAACTTTTCGGAAATCCCAATAAATTCGAGAATATCGAAATTTTCGAGTACCCGTCTCCGAAGTCACCACTTGACCGACATTGATTTCGCTAACGATATTAATTAACCGACATTGTGAAATCACCATTAATGTTTACATTCATCGACATTCGGTTCACCGA
The window above is part of the Megalopta genalis isolate 19385.01 chromosome 2, iyMegGena1_principal, whole genome shotgun sequence genome. Proteins encoded here:
- the LOC117225358 gene encoding uncharacterized protein LOC117225358 gives rise to the protein MATKRKMTTEEYSEAVPGTSKSSKKSSKKRSRSKKGKKTEVETDIKTEIVTGKCETTRWMKKYLKLQEDAGPDETHGERLGGHVTDIIQKLNVVIVKVLSPSNLLFFGSPLFLHCSEVKNCNTEFMFLGYIDDIFGSIGEPMYSVQIKCDVNNISNNNAEAYYFPDNPNTFALTVERIRNKLKNKTKYRLTKKNI